One Streptomyces hundungensis DNA segment encodes these proteins:
- a CDS encoding PQQ-dependent sugar dehydrogenase: protein MRRTTATTLAAATLVLAAGCSSGPAHPEGQGVGSATKAPATAPSRSAQLPPAQGSVKVTRTVTDGLKSPWGIAPLPEGGLLVGSRDDGTVVRVDTATGKKTAVGSVPGVDHQGEGGLLGLALSPTYASDHLLYAYFTTESDNRIARMNYDPQRPEGQQLGAPDTILRGIPKGSVHNGGRIAFGPDRMLYAGTGETGERGLAQDKTSLAGKILRMTPDGQPAYGNPEADSLVYSYGHRNVQGLAWDGENRLWASEFGQDTWDELNLVEPGKNYGWPVVEGRGGKPGYVDPVAQWKTSEASPSGIAFAGGCVWIASLKGELLWRVPLDATKPLAAPEAFLGGQYGRLRTVLAAGAGKLWLLTNNTDSRGIPKPGDDRILELDVT, encoded by the coding sequence GTGCGACGAACCACCGCCACCACCCTGGCCGCAGCCACACTCGTGCTCGCGGCCGGCTGCTCCTCGGGACCCGCGCACCCCGAGGGCCAAGGCGTCGGCTCCGCCACCAAGGCTCCCGCGACGGCTCCGTCCCGAAGCGCCCAACTGCCGCCCGCCCAGGGCTCGGTGAAGGTGACCAGGACCGTCACCGACGGCCTGAAGTCGCCCTGGGGCATCGCTCCCCTGCCCGAGGGCGGCCTCCTGGTCGGCTCCCGCGACGACGGCACCGTCGTACGCGTCGACACCGCAACTGGCAAGAAGACCGCCGTGGGCAGCGTGCCCGGGGTGGACCACCAGGGCGAGGGAGGGCTGCTGGGGCTCGCCCTGTCCCCCACGTACGCCTCCGACCACCTTCTCTACGCGTACTTCACCACCGAGTCCGACAACCGCATCGCCCGCATGAACTACGACCCGCAGCGGCCCGAGGGCCAGCAGCTCGGGGCGCCCGACACCATCCTCCGCGGGATCCCCAAGGGCAGCGTCCACAACGGCGGCCGGATCGCCTTCGGTCCGGACCGGATGCTGTACGCCGGCACCGGCGAGACCGGCGAGCGGGGGCTCGCCCAGGACAAGACGTCACTGGCCGGCAAGATCCTGCGGATGACCCCCGACGGGCAGCCCGCGTACGGCAATCCGGAGGCGGACTCGCTGGTCTACTCCTACGGACACCGCAATGTGCAGGGCCTGGCCTGGGACGGCGAGAACCGGCTGTGGGCCTCGGAGTTCGGGCAGGACACCTGGGACGAGCTCAATCTGGTGGAACCCGGCAAGAACTACGGCTGGCCCGTGGTGGAGGGCCGGGGCGGCAAGCCGGGGTACGTCGATCCCGTCGCCCAGTGGAAGACGTCCGAGGCCTCGCCCAGCGGGATCGCCTTCGCGGGCGGCTGCGTGTGGATCGCCTCGCTGAAGGGCGAACTGCTGTGGCGCGTCCCGCTGGACGCCACGAAGCCGCTCGCCGCTCCCGAGGCCTTCCTGGGCGGCCAGTACGGACGGCTGCGCACCGTGCTGGCGGCCGGCGCCGGCAAGCTCTGGCTGCTCACCAACAACACCGACTCGCGCGGCATCCCCAAGCCGGGCGACGACCGCATCCTGGAACTGGACGTCACCTGA
- a CDS encoding 2-hydroxyacid dehydrogenase, which translates to MTSDVWMPFDPADVPGLPAELAYRFWDGGPDYPADPADCAFYVVPYMKPSEIAVRPLAAMTGVRVVQTLTAGIDHVQPGIPLLAPGVRLCNARGVHEASTAELTLALVLASLRGIPGFVRGQEKQEWRSGFYPALADKSVLIVGYGSIGAAIEDRLAPFECARVARVARSWRTTERGEVHALTDLPELLPHADVVIVSTPLTERTKGLVDAAFLARLKDGALLVNVARGPVVDTGALLAELESGRIHAALDVTDPEPLPVGHPLWHAPNVLISPHVGGSSSAFTPRAKRLLAAQLTRFAAQEPLDNVVLTTDQ; encoded by the coding sequence ATGACTTCAGACGTGTGGATGCCCTTCGACCCGGCCGATGTCCCGGGCCTTCCCGCCGAGCTCGCGTACCGGTTCTGGGACGGCGGCCCCGACTATCCGGCCGACCCGGCCGACTGCGCGTTCTACGTGGTCCCGTACATGAAGCCGTCCGAGATCGCGGTCCGTCCGCTTGCCGCCATGACCGGTGTCCGTGTGGTGCAGACGCTGACCGCCGGCATCGACCACGTACAGCCCGGCATCCCTCTGTTGGCGCCGGGCGTACGCCTGTGCAACGCCCGGGGTGTGCACGAGGCGTCCACCGCCGAGCTGACCCTGGCCCTGGTCCTGGCGTCGCTGCGGGGGATCCCCGGGTTCGTCAGGGGACAGGAGAAGCAGGAGTGGCGGTCGGGTTTCTATCCCGCGCTCGCCGACAAGTCGGTCCTGATCGTGGGGTACGGGTCGATCGGCGCCGCCATCGAAGACCGGCTCGCGCCCTTTGAGTGCGCGCGGGTGGCGCGCGTCGCGCGCTCGTGGCGCACAACGGAGCGCGGTGAGGTGCACGCCTTGACCGATCTGCCCGAACTGCTTCCGCACGCGGACGTCGTCATCGTCTCCACGCCGCTCACCGAGCGGACGAAGGGCCTGGTGGACGCCGCGTTCCTGGCCCGGCTCAAGGACGGGGCGCTCCTGGTGAACGTCGCGCGCGGGCCCGTCGTGGACACCGGGGCCCTGCTCGCCGAACTGGAGTCGGGCCGCATCCACGCGGCACTCGATGTCACCGACCCCGAGCCGCTGCCCGTGGGGCACCCGTTGTGGCATGCGCCGAATGTCCTCATCAGCCCGCATGTGGGCGGTTCGAGCTCGGCTTTCACGCCCCGCGCCAAGCGTCTGCTGGCCGCTCAGCTCACCCGCTTCGCGGCCCAAGAGCCGCTCGACAACGTGGTTCTGACGACGGATCAGTAA
- a CDS encoding aldo/keto reductase, with protein MERRTIGAGALRAGAIGLGCMPMSWGYSRSQQDLERSLRAVHAALDTGANLLDTADMYGPFTNELLIGRVLKERRDEAFVATKCGLLVGVDQHVVANGRPGYVRRACDASLRRLHTDVIDLYLLHRADPEVPVEETWGAMAELVTAGKVRALGLSAMGARAVRRTAPVAGVHGLHVGRYEETVRLLDRVQQVFPVAAVQAELAIWSREALRTLLPWCTARGVALLAAMPLGNGFLTGTLTPGQGFEPDDIRARHPRFTAEMMAANQPVVVGLRRVAERHGATPGQVALAWLLRQGSQVIPVPGAKRAEWVRENARAAALALTPLDLTELAALPPARD; from the coding sequence GTGGAGCGCAGGACAATCGGGGCGGGGGCCCTGCGGGCGGGTGCGATCGGGCTCGGCTGCATGCCGATGAGCTGGGGCTACAGCCGCTCGCAGCAGGACCTGGAGCGCTCCCTGCGGGCCGTGCACGCCGCCTTGGACACCGGCGCGAACCTGCTGGACACCGCCGACATGTACGGCCCGTTCACCAACGAGCTGCTGATCGGGCGGGTCCTGAAGGAACGGCGGGACGAGGCGTTCGTCGCCACCAAGTGCGGGCTCCTCGTCGGCGTCGACCAGCACGTGGTCGCCAACGGCCGCCCCGGGTACGTGCGTCGGGCCTGCGACGCCTCGCTGCGCCGCCTGCACACCGACGTCATCGACCTGTATCTGCTGCACCGCGCGGACCCGGAGGTCCCCGTCGAGGAAACCTGGGGGGCGATGGCGGAGCTGGTGACGGCGGGGAAGGTGCGGGCGCTGGGGCTGAGCGCGATGGGCGCGCGGGCGGTGCGCCGGACCGCGCCGGTGGCCGGGGTGCACGGGCTGCACGTGGGCCGGTACGAGGAGACGGTGCGGCTGCTCGACCGGGTGCAGCAGGTGTTCCCGGTCGCGGCCGTCCAGGCGGAGCTGGCGATCTGGTCGCGCGAGGCGCTGCGGACGCTGCTGCCCTGGTGCACCGCCCGCGGGGTCGCCCTGCTGGCCGCGATGCCGCTGGGCAACGGGTTCCTGACGGGCACCCTCACCCCCGGCCAGGGCTTCGAACCGGACGACATCCGGGCCCGCCACCCGCGCTTCACGGCGGAGATGATGGCGGCCAACCAGCCCGTGGTGGTCGGCCTGCGCCGGGTGGCGGAGCGGCACGGGGCGACGCCCGGGCAGGTGGCGCTCGCCTGGCTGCTGCGCCAGGGCAGCCAGGTGATCCCGGTGCCCGGCGCCAAGCGGGCGGAGTGGGTCCGGGAGAACGCCCGAGCGGCGGCCCTCGCTCTGACCCCCCTGGACCTGACAGAACTGGCCGCACTCCCACCGGCCCGAGACTGA